A section of the Centropristis striata isolate RG_2023a ecotype Rhode Island chromosome 7, C.striata_1.0, whole genome shotgun sequence genome encodes:
- the got1l1 gene encoding putative aspartate aminotransferase, cytoplasmic 2 produces MSRPGSRPDEEGVPQHGDPGGQLSAVSSAHNATLSPETRLLSAFRKDTNARRAYLAGREYYSEEGKTFELRLVKKIKQQLSADPTLRPEYPSSLGLTEFTRRATEAALGKSSRAIVENRVLGVQTPGFTAAVRLGAELLLRHWDDVCDGPVYLSCPCDESLVCIFQAAGFQDIREYYYWDDRQRGVCVEKLLQDLEKAPEQSVVVLSASAHCPTGADLAKNQWTVITKVIMRRRLFPFLLLPTQALCYGDLERDAWPVQHFASQGIELLCAQSFSHCFGLYGEAVGHLLCVLKHNSRLLSVRSQADKIVKALWAQPAVGGAQVVATVLSNPAHRVEWKEEVKRIVTRCKLIREVLREKLRLLGTPGCWDHLTQQGGLYCFTGLNSDQLEFLSKRRHVYLLPSGCLNVSAINGGNVDYISESIHLALATSL; encoded by the exons ATGAGCCGACCCGGCAGCAGACCTGATGAAGAGGGGGTCCCGCAACATGGAGACCCAGGTGGTCAACTCTCTGCGGTTAGCAGTGCTCACAACGCAACTTTGAGTCCTGAAACAAGGCTCCTGTCCGCTTTCAGGAAAGACACTAACGCCAGGAGGGCTTACCTGGCAGGGAGAG AGTATTACAGTGAGGAAGGGAAGACGTTTGAACTGCGCcttgtcaaaaaaataaagcaacagcTAAGTGCCGATCCCACCCTTCGTCCAGAGTATCCGTCCTCTCTTGGTCTGACAGAATTCACCAGGCGAGCCACAGAGGCCGCTTTGGGGAAGAGCTCTCGGGCTATAGTGGAGAACCGG GTGTTAGGTGTCCAAACTCCTGGTTTTACCGCTGCAGTGCGTCTTGGTGCTGAACTCCTCCTGAGACACTGGGATGATGTCTGTGATGGCCCGGTCTACCTCTCTTGTCCTTGTGATG AGTCATTAGTCTGTATTTTCCAGGCAGCAGGGTTCCAAGATATACGTGAGTATTATTACTGGGATGACAGGCAGCGGGGCGTTTGTGTAGAGAAGCTTCTGCAGGATTTGGAGAAGGCTCCGGAGCAAAGCGTTGTTGTTCTGTCAGCATCTGCCCACTGTCCAACTGGAGCAGACCTCGCCAAGAATCAGTGGACTGTGATCACAAAAGTCATCATG AGGCGTAGGCTTTTCCCTTTCCTCTTGCTGCCTACTCAGGCGCTTTGTTATGGAGATTTGGAGCGGGATGCCTGGCCCGTTCAGCACTTTGCATCACAGGGGATTGAGCTCCTCTGTGCTCAGTCTTTCTCCCACTGCTTTGGACTTTATG GTGAGGCTGTCGGACACCTCCTGTGTGTCTTAAAGCACAACTCCCGTCTGTTATCTGTGCGGTCTCAAGCTGATAAAATAGTCAAGGCACTGTGGGCCCAGCCAGCCGTAGGAGGAGCACAAGTAGTTGCAACAGTGCTCAGTAACCCAGCTCATCGTGTTGAATG GAAAGAAGAAGTTAAGCGAATTGTGACGAGATGTAAGCTGATCAGAGAAGTTTTGAGAGAAAAGCTGAGACTTCTGGGGACTCCAGGTTGCTGGGACCACCTTACTCAACAAGGTGGACTCTACTGTTTCACAGGCTTGAATA GTGATCAGTTAGAGTTTCTGTCTAAGAGGAGACACGTGTACCTGCTCCCCAGTGGCTGTCTCAACGTCAGTGCAATCAACGGTGGCAACGTGGACTACATATCCGAATCAATTCATCTGGCTCTGGCTACTTCACTCTGA